One Streptomyces sp. NBC_01217 genomic region harbors:
- a CDS encoding glycine--tRNA ligase produces MAADKIDSIVSLSKRRGFVYPCSEIYGGQRAAWDYGPLGVEMKENLKRQWWRYMVTSREDVVGLDSSVILAPEVWVASGHVATFTDPLTECTSCHKRFRADHLEEAYEEKHGHAPANGLTELNCPNCGNKGTFTEPKQFSGLLSTHLGPTQDSGSVAYLRPETAQGIFTNFGQVQQTSRKKPPFGIAQMGKSFRNEITPGNFIFRTREFEQMEMEFFVKPGEDEQWQEYWMEQRWNWYTDLGLREENMRWFEHPKEKLSHYSKRTADIEYRFRFGGSEWGELEGVANRTDYDLKAHSAASGTDLSFFDQEAGERWTPYVIEPAAGVGRSMLAFLLDAYIEDEAPNAKGVMEKRTVMRLDPRLAPVKVAVLPLSRNPQLSPKAKGLATDLRKNWNIEFDDAGAIGRRYRRQDEIGTPFCVTVDFDTLDDNAVTVRERDTMKQERVSLDQIQAYLGARLLGC; encoded by the coding sequence GTGGCCGCCGACAAGATCGACTCCATCGTCAGCCTGAGCAAGCGCCGTGGCTTCGTCTATCCCTGCAGTGAGATCTACGGCGGCCAGCGAGCCGCCTGGGACTACGGACCGCTGGGCGTCGAGATGAAGGAGAACCTCAAGCGCCAGTGGTGGCGCTACATGGTCACCTCGCGCGAGGACGTGGTCGGACTCGACTCGTCGGTCATCCTGGCCCCCGAGGTGTGGGTCGCCTCCGGTCACGTCGCCACGTTCACCGACCCGCTGACCGAGTGCACCTCCTGCCACAAGCGCTTCCGCGCCGACCACCTGGAGGAGGCGTACGAGGAGAAGCACGGCCACGCGCCCGCGAACGGCCTGACCGAGCTCAACTGCCCCAACTGCGGCAACAAGGGCACCTTCACCGAGCCCAAGCAGTTCTCGGGCCTGCTCTCCACCCACCTCGGCCCGACCCAGGACTCCGGTTCGGTCGCCTACCTGCGCCCCGAGACCGCCCAGGGCATCTTCACCAACTTCGGCCAGGTGCAGCAGACCTCGCGCAAGAAGCCGCCGTTCGGCATCGCGCAGATGGGCAAGTCCTTCCGGAACGAGATCACTCCGGGCAACTTCATCTTCCGCACCCGCGAGTTCGAGCAGATGGAGATGGAGTTCTTCGTCAAGCCGGGCGAGGACGAGCAGTGGCAGGAGTACTGGATGGAGCAGCGCTGGAACTGGTACACGGACCTGGGCCTGCGCGAGGAGAACATGCGGTGGTTCGAGCACCCGAAGGAGAAGCTCTCCCACTACTCCAAGCGCACCGCTGACATCGAGTACCGCTTCCGCTTCGGCGGCAGCGAGTGGGGCGAGCTGGAGGGCGTCGCCAACCGCACGGACTACGACCTCAAGGCCCACTCCGCCGCTTCCGGCACGGACCTGTCGTTCTTCGACCAGGAGGCCGGCGAGCGCTGGACTCCGTACGTCATCGAGCCCGCGGCCGGTGTCGGCCGTTCGATGCTCGCCTTCCTCCTCGACGCCTACATCGAGGACGAGGCGCCCAACGCCAAGGGCGTCATGGAGAAGCGCACCGTGATGCGCCTCGACCCGCGCCTCGCGCCGGTCAAGGTCGCGGTGCTCCCGCTCTCCCGCAACCCGCAGCTGTCGCCGAAGGCCAAGGGCCTGGCGACCGACCTGCGGAAGAACTGGAACATCGAGTTCGACGACGCGGGCGCCATCGGCCGTCGCTACCGCCGTCAGGACGAGATCGGTACGCCGTTCTGCGTCACCGTCGACTTCGACACCCTCGACGACAACGCGGTGACCGTGCGCGAGCGCGACACCATGAAGCAGGAGCGTGTCTCCCTGGACCAGATCCAGGCCTACCTCGGC
- a CDS encoding response regulator transcription factor — protein MIRVLLADDQTLVRAAFTMLIESDREMEVVGQAGTGLEAVELTRAHRPDLVVMDIRMPELDGIGATRRIAADEDLAGVKVLVLTTYDTDEHIVDALRAGASGFLVKDTRPAELLAAIRTVAAGEALLSPGPTARLIARVLSSPRTPPAGAPGGPDRLSQRERQVLCLVGRGLNNTEIAAALGLSPLTAKTHVSRIMGKVGARDRAQLVIVAYESGLVVPAAGGTDGK, from the coding sequence ATGATCCGGGTACTGCTCGCCGACGACCAGACACTGGTACGGGCGGCCTTCACGATGCTCATCGAGTCCGACCGGGAGATGGAGGTCGTCGGCCAGGCCGGCACCGGCCTCGAAGCCGTCGAACTGACCCGCGCGCACCGGCCCGACCTCGTCGTCATGGACATCCGGATGCCCGAGCTCGACGGCATCGGGGCGACCCGCCGCATCGCCGCCGACGAGGACCTCGCCGGAGTGAAGGTACTGGTCCTGACCACGTACGACACCGACGAGCACATCGTCGACGCACTGCGCGCGGGCGCATCCGGCTTTCTGGTCAAGGACACCAGGCCCGCCGAACTCCTGGCCGCCATCAGGACCGTGGCGGCGGGCGAGGCCCTGCTCTCGCCCGGCCCGACCGCCCGGCTCATCGCCCGGGTGCTCAGCAGCCCCCGGACCCCGCCTGCCGGAGCGCCGGGCGGCCCGGACCGCCTGTCCCAACGGGAGCGCCAGGTCCTGTGCCTGGTCGGGCGCGGGCTGAACAACACCGAGATCGCCGCGGCCCTCGGCCTCAGCCCGCTCACCGCGAAGACCCACGTCAGCCGGATCATGGGCAAGGTCGGCGCCCGCGACCGGGCCCAGCTGGTGATCGTCGCGTACGAGTCGGGGCTGGTCGTACCGGCCGCGGGCGGGACGGACGGAAAGTGA
- a CDS encoding MMPL family transporter, whose amino-acid sequence MRAEVEPSGTRPRTMRRVLPWAILALWVAVIALAGPPAGKLGDVQTNRAVDYLPANADSTQVAKIQDALPGGEATELVLVYHRDGGLTAADRALAAGQAAEVARAHTLTAAPRAVPSKDGTTLMYPVSSTEPGQDDDARNAFVDDVRAVAGGGGGLSVDVGGPGALNTDAKKVYESLGGPLLYTTVAVVAILLILIYRSPLLWLVPLVVAGVADALSMAVVYGLNRGFDITVTGQSSAVMTILVFGAGTDYALLLVSRYREELGRFARPYDAMVAALRGCGPAVVASSGTVAAGLLCLLAADLTSSRGMGPIAAVGVLCALLAMTTLLPALLVLLGRRVFWPLVPGYGSVPVQRRSVFAAMGGTAGRRPVAVLACGGVLLGALALGAFNLPGDLKQEDSFSSKPESIVAMETLADAYPGRSTQPITVMTPTERAGATLAKARATEGVTAVERGRSGGGWTELSVVAADRPESAGERATIEALRDSLDGSHVGGPSAQQMDAKTANARDLRTVVPLVLISVLLILIALLRSLVAPLLLVAAVVAVWGASLGIGGLVFEPLFGMKGTDPGLPLLSFVFLVALGVDYGIFLMHRVREEALSGAAPTAAALTALRTTGGVIASAGLVLAATFGVLLNMPMVSLVQMGFVIAVGVLLDTFLVRTYLVTSASVALQRRIWWPGALSRIPTASEGPREPELVTTP is encoded by the coding sequence ATGAGGGCCGAAGTGGAACCGAGCGGTACGCGACCACGCACGATGCGGCGTGTGCTGCCCTGGGCGATCCTCGCGCTGTGGGTCGCCGTGATCGCGCTCGCGGGGCCGCCGGCCGGCAAGCTAGGCGACGTACAGACCAACCGCGCCGTCGACTACCTTCCCGCAAACGCCGACTCCACCCAGGTGGCGAAGATCCAGGACGCGCTGCCCGGCGGTGAGGCCACCGAACTCGTCCTCGTTTACCACCGCGACGGCGGACTGACCGCCGCCGACCGGGCTCTGGCCGCCGGGCAGGCCGCCGAGGTCGCCCGCGCCCACACCCTCACCGCGGCCCCGCGAGCCGTCCCGTCGAAGGACGGCACAACCCTGATGTACCCGGTCTCCTCCACCGAGCCGGGACAGGACGACGACGCCAGGAACGCCTTCGTCGACGATGTGCGCGCGGTCGCCGGGGGCGGCGGCGGACTGAGCGTCGACGTCGGCGGCCCCGGGGCGCTGAACACGGATGCGAAGAAGGTCTACGAGTCCCTCGGCGGACCGCTGCTCTACACGACCGTCGCCGTCGTGGCGATCCTGCTGATCCTCATCTACCGCAGCCCGCTGCTGTGGCTGGTGCCGCTCGTCGTCGCGGGCGTCGCCGACGCCCTGTCCATGGCCGTCGTGTACGGACTCAACCGTGGCTTCGACATCACCGTCACCGGCCAGAGCTCCGCCGTGATGACCATCCTCGTCTTCGGCGCGGGCACCGACTACGCGCTGCTGCTCGTCTCCCGCTACCGGGAGGAACTCGGCCGCTTCGCCCGGCCGTACGACGCCATGGTGGCCGCCCTGCGCGGCTGCGGACCCGCCGTCGTCGCCTCCTCGGGCACCGTCGCCGCCGGTCTGCTGTGCCTGCTGGCCGCCGACCTCACCAGCAGCCGGGGCATGGGCCCCATCGCCGCCGTCGGGGTGCTCTGCGCGCTGCTCGCCATGACGACGCTGCTCCCGGCGCTGCTGGTGCTGCTCGGCCGCCGGGTGTTCTGGCCGCTCGTTCCCGGGTACGGCAGCGTGCCCGTACAGCGTCGATCGGTCTTCGCCGCGATGGGCGGCACGGCCGGGCGCAGGCCGGTGGCCGTGCTCGCCTGCGGGGGTGTGCTGCTGGGGGCGCTGGCGCTCGGTGCGTTCAACCTGCCCGGCGATCTCAAGCAGGAGGACTCCTTCTCCAGCAAGCCGGAATCGATCGTGGCGATGGAGACCCTCGCCGACGCCTATCCCGGACGCTCCACCCAGCCGATCACCGTGATGACCCCGACCGAACGGGCCGGGGCGACCCTGGCGAAGGCCCGTGCCACCGAGGGTGTCACCGCCGTCGAGCGCGGCCGCAGCGGCGGCGGCTGGACCGAACTGTCCGTCGTCGCCGCCGACCGTCCCGAGTCCGCGGGGGAGCGGGCGACCATCGAGGCACTGCGCGACTCCCTGGACGGCAGCCATGTCGGCGGGCCCAGTGCCCAGCAGATGGACGCGAAGACGGCCAACGCCCGGGACCTCAGGACAGTCGTACCGCTCGTCCTGATCTCCGTCCTGCTGATCCTGATCGCCCTGCTGCGCAGCCTCGTCGCACCACTGCTGCTGGTCGCCGCCGTCGTCGCGGTGTGGGGCGCCTCGCTCGGCATCGGGGGACTCGTCTTCGAACCGCTCTTCGGGATGAAGGGCACCGACCCCGGGCTCCCGCTGCTGTCCTTCGTCTTCCTGGTGGCACTCGGCGTCGACTACGGCATCTTCCTGATGCACCGCGTCCGCGAGGAGGCCCTCTCCGGCGCCGCACCGACGGCCGCCGCCCTCACCGCACTGCGCACCACGGGCGGTGTGATCGCCTCGGCGGGCCTGGTGCTCGCCGCCACCTTCGGGGTCCTGCTGAACATGCCGATGGTGAGCCTGGTCCAGATGGGCTTCGTCATCGCCGTCGGCGTACTCCTGGACACCTTCCTCGTCCGCACCTATCTGGTGACCTCGGCGAGCGTGGCGCTCCAGCGCAGGATCTGGTGGCCGGGCGCGCTCAGCCGGATCCCCACCGCATCCGAAGGCCCCCGCGAGCCCGAACTCGTCACGACCCCCTGA
- a CDS encoding isoprenyl transferase: MAVRGMLGGRNRRDYKTPEPHPSGATPPKIPGELVPKHIAVVMDGNGRWAKERGLPRTEGHKVGEGVVMDVLKGCIEMGVKNLSLYAFSTENWKRSPEEVKFLMNFNRDVIRRRRDEMNELGIRIRWVGRMPKLWKSVVEELQVAQEQTKDNDKMTLYFCVNYGGRAEIADAAQRIAQDVAAGKLDPSKVNEKTFAKYIYYPDMPDVDLFVRPSGEQRTSNYLIWQSAYAEMVFQDVLWPDFDRRDLWRACLEFAQRDRRFGGAVEAVRKAEPTA, encoded by the coding sequence ATGGCAGTACGCGGGATGCTCGGCGGCCGTAACCGGCGCGACTACAAGACCCCGGAGCCGCACCCCTCAGGTGCCACGCCCCCGAAGATCCCCGGCGAGCTGGTGCCCAAGCACATCGCCGTCGTGATGGACGGTAACGGCCGCTGGGCCAAGGAACGCGGCCTCCCGCGCACCGAGGGCCACAAGGTCGGCGAGGGCGTCGTCATGGACGTCCTCAAGGGCTGCATCGAGATGGGAGTCAAGAACCTCTCGCTGTACGCGTTCTCCACCGAGAACTGGAAGCGGTCCCCGGAGGAGGTGAAGTTCCTGATGAACTTCAACCGGGACGTCATCCGCCGCCGCCGCGACGAGATGAACGAGCTCGGTATCCGGATCCGCTGGGTCGGCCGCATGCCGAAGCTGTGGAAGTCCGTCGTCGAGGAGCTCCAGGTCGCCCAGGAGCAGACCAAGGACAACGACAAGATGACGCTGTACTTCTGCGTCAACTACGGCGGCCGGGCCGAGATCGCGGACGCCGCGCAGCGGATCGCCCAGGACGTCGCGGCCGGGAAGCTCGACCCGTCGAAGGTCAACGAGAAGACGTTCGCGAAGTACATCTACTACCCGGACATGCCGGACGTCGACCTCTTCGTCCGCCCCAGTGGCGAGCAGCGCACGTCCAACTACCTGATCTGGCAGAGCGCGTACGCCGAGATGGTCTTCCAGGACGTGCTGTGGCCGGACTTCGACCGCCGCGACTTGTGGCGGGCCTGCCTGGAGTTCGCCCAGCGCGACCGGCGCTTCGGCGGTGCGGTGGAGGCGGTGCGGAAGGCCGAACCCACGGCCTGA
- a CDS encoding sensor histidine kinase, producing the protein MASVSPTTRRRERIMAVVNRDPMEAPHKTRTDALIAGGAGALSAVLALLTDPARSPDALGWVLLVASAVPIVWRRRNPLLALLAMIPFIAPYHALDNAHAAVMPQAWIALYTVAVTGRPLRTVLTGLGVLSVVVTVVLTINAHEGIQLLRISGWIVAILFCGVDMRVYRQYMASVLERAERAERTREEEARRRVAEERLRIARDLHDLLAHSITLIGVQTSVASHILTVDPDRLDRHAIAAALEDIAGTCREARAELRTTLEVLRDGRHDSHDRHDAEGPLPDLAALPSLVRAAEAAGAHVDLAVRAPAGRLAPATGAAAYRIVQESLTNAVRHAGAGVRVRVAVAPDSGSGGALRVTVTDDGTGPPKEGSVPGFGIVGMRERARSTGGTLDAGPRPGGGFEVSALLPFQEGEAAP; encoded by the coding sequence ATGGCAAGCGTGTCCCCGACCACGCGCCGACGCGAGCGCATCATGGCCGTCGTCAACCGCGACCCCATGGAGGCTCCGCACAAGACGCGCACCGACGCCCTCATAGCCGGGGGCGCCGGTGCGCTCTCCGCCGTACTCGCCCTGCTCACCGACCCGGCCCGGTCGCCCGACGCGCTCGGCTGGGTGCTGCTCGTCGCGAGCGCCGTGCCGATCGTCTGGCGGCGGCGCAACCCGCTGCTCGCCCTGCTCGCGATGATCCCGTTCATCGCCCCGTACCACGCGCTCGACAACGCGCACGCGGCCGTGATGCCGCAGGCCTGGATCGCGCTCTACACGGTCGCGGTGACCGGCAGGCCGCTGCGTACGGTGCTGACCGGTCTCGGCGTCCTGTCCGTCGTGGTCACGGTGGTGCTCACCATCAACGCCCACGAGGGCATCCAGCTGCTGCGCATCTCCGGCTGGATCGTCGCCATCCTGTTCTGCGGCGTCGACATGCGCGTCTACCGCCAGTACATGGCCTCCGTGCTGGAGCGCGCCGAACGCGCGGAGCGCACCCGCGAGGAGGAGGCCCGGCGGCGGGTCGCCGAGGAACGGCTGCGGATCGCCCGCGATCTGCACGATCTGCTGGCCCACAGCATCACCCTCATCGGCGTCCAGACCTCGGTGGCCTCGCACATCCTGACGGTCGACCCGGACCGGCTCGACCGGCACGCGATCGCCGCGGCACTGGAGGACATCGCCGGTACCTGCCGGGAGGCCAGGGCCGAGCTGCGCACCACCCTGGAGGTGCTGCGCGACGGCAGGCACGACAGCCACGACCGGCACGACGCCGAGGGCCCGCTGCCCGATCTGGCGGCGCTGCCCTCTCTCGTACGGGCTGCCGAGGCGGCCGGGGCACACGTCGACCTCGCGGTACGCGCACCGGCCGGGCGGCTGGCCCCGGCGACCGGCGCCGCCGCGTACCGCATCGTGCAGGAGTCGCTGACCAACGCCGTACGGCACGCCGGGGCCGGTGTACGGGTCAGGGTCGCCGTGGCACCGGACAGCGGCAGCGGAGGCGCGCTGCGGGTCACCGTCACCGACGACGGCACAGGACCCCCGAAGGAAGGCTCCGTACCCGGGTTCGGCATCGTGGGCATGCGGGAACGGGCCCGCAGCACCGGCGGCACACTGGACGCGGGACCCCGCCCCGGCGGCGGCTTCGAGGTCTCGGCGCTGCTGCCGTTCCAGGAGGGGGAGGCCGCACCATGA
- a CDS encoding Fur family transcriptional regulator encodes MATAPISGTNAAPVRGRSTRQRAAVAAALDEVDEFRSAQELHDVLKHRGDSVGLTTVYRTLQSLADAGEVDVLRTTDGESVYRRCSTGDHHHHLVCRVCGKAVEVEGPAVEQWAETIAAQHGYVNVAHTVEIFGTCAECAQCASTKR; translated from the coding sequence GTGGCGACGGCGCCGATCAGTGGAACGAACGCGGCCCCGGTACGCGGCCGGTCGACCCGGCAGCGGGCGGCGGTGGCCGCCGCGCTCGACGAGGTGGACGAGTTCCGCAGCGCCCAGGAGCTGCACGATGTGCTCAAGCACCGCGGTGACTCGGTCGGACTGACCACCGTCTACCGCACCCTGCAGTCCCTCGCCGACGCGGGCGAGGTCGACGTGCTGCGCACCACGGACGGCGAGTCCGTGTACCGGCGCTGCTCGACCGGCGACCACCACCACCATCTGGTGTGCCGGGTGTGCGGCAAGGCCGTGGAGGTCGAGGGGCCCGCGGTGGAGCAGTGGGCGGAGACGATCGCCGCACAGCACGGCTATGTGAACGTGGCCCACACGGTGGAGATCTTCGGGACGTGCGCCGAGTGCGCCCAGTGCGCGAGCACGAAGAGGTGA
- the recO gene encoding DNA repair protein RecO has protein sequence MSLFRDDGVVLRTQKLGEADRIITILTRGHGRVRAVARGVRRTKSKFGARLEPFSHVDVQFFARGSELIGRGLPLCTQSETIAPYGGAIVTDYARYTAGTAMLETAERFTDHEGEPAVQQYLLLVGGLRTLARGEHEPHLILDAFLLRSLAVNGYAPSFDDCAKCGMPGPNRFFSVAAGGVICGDCRVPGSVVPSAEAVTLLSALLTGDWGTADACEARHVREGSGLVSAYLHWHLERGLRSLRYVEN, from the coding sequence ATGAGCTTGTTCCGGGACGACGGCGTGGTGCTGCGCACGCAGAAGCTGGGCGAGGCCGACCGGATCATCACGATCCTGACCCGCGGCCACGGCCGGGTCAGGGCCGTCGCCCGCGGGGTGCGGCGCACGAAGTCCAAGTTCGGCGCGCGGCTGGAACCTTTCTCCCATGTCGACGTGCAGTTCTTCGCCCGGGGCAGCGAGCTGATCGGCCGCGGTCTGCCGCTGTGCACCCAGAGCGAGACGATCGCCCCGTACGGCGGCGCCATCGTCACCGACTACGCCCGCTACACCGCGGGCACCGCGATGCTGGAGACCGCCGAGCGGTTCACCGACCACGAGGGCGAACCCGCGGTCCAGCAGTACCTCCTGCTCGTCGGCGGGCTGCGCACCCTCGCCCGCGGCGAACACGAGCCGCATCTCATCCTCGACGCCTTCCTGCTGCGCTCGCTCGCCGTCAACGGCTACGCACCCAGCTTCGACGACTGCGCGAAGTGCGGAATGCCCGGACCGAACCGGTTCTTCTCCGTCGCGGCGGGCGGCGTCATATGCGGTGACTGCCGGGTACCCGGCAGCGTCGTACCCTCGGCTGAGGCCGTCACCCTGCTGAGCGCACTGCTCACCGGCGACTGGGGGACGGCGGACGCGTGCGAGGCGCGTCATGTCAGGGAGGGGAGCGGACTGGTGTCCGCCTATCTGCACTGGCATCTGGAGCGCGGACTGCGCTCACTGCGGTACGTAGAGAATTGA
- a CDS encoding metal ABC transporter ATP-binding protein, producing MSEPGSTTTEPVIALRGATATLGARPVLRGIDLTVRRGEVVALLGANGSGKSTAVRSVIGQVPLTGGSIELFGTPLRRFRSWARIGYVPQRTTAAGGVPATVREVVSSGRLSRTKLGLLRKADRAAVDRAVGLVGLADRAKDSVNALSGGQHQRVLIARALAAEPELLIMDEPMAGVDLASQEILATTLREQVAAGTTVLLVLHELGPLEPLIDRAIVLRDGCVMHDGPPPKALGQHALPGHDHVHPHAASEPVRTGLLS from the coding sequence ATGTCCGAGCCCGGGAGCACCACCACCGAACCCGTGATAGCCCTGCGCGGGGCCACGGCCACGCTCGGCGCGCGTCCGGTGCTGCGCGGCATCGACCTGACCGTCCGCCGCGGCGAGGTCGTCGCCCTGCTCGGCGCCAACGGCTCGGGCAAGTCGACCGCCGTACGCTCCGTCATCGGCCAGGTCCCGCTCACCGGCGGCTCCATCGAGCTGTTCGGCACCCCGCTGCGCCGCTTCCGCAGCTGGGCGCGCATCGGTTACGTACCCCAGCGCACCACGGCGGCCGGCGGCGTCCCCGCCACGGTCCGTGAGGTCGTCTCCTCCGGGCGCCTGTCCCGTACGAAACTGGGCCTGCTCCGCAAGGCCGACCGGGCCGCCGTCGACCGGGCCGTCGGCCTCGTCGGCCTCGCCGACCGGGCCAAGGACTCGGTGAACGCGCTCTCCGGCGGGCAGCACCAGCGGGTGCTGATCGCCAGGGCGCTGGCCGCCGAACCCGAGCTGCTGATCATGGACGAGCCGATGGCCGGCGTCGACCTGGCGAGCCAGGAGATCCTCGCCACGACGCTGCGCGAGCAGGTCGCGGCCGGCACCACCGTGCTGCTCGTGCTGCATGAGCTCGGCCCGCTGGAGCCGCTGATCGACCGCGCGATCGTGCTGCGCGACGGCTGTGTGATGCACGACGGGCCGCCCCCGAAGGCGCTGGGCCAGCACGCGCTGCCCGGCCACGACCACGTACACCCCCACGCGGCCTCCGAGCCCGTCCGGACGGGACTGCTGAGCTGA
- a CDS encoding metal ABC transporter permease, whose product MEFLDPPFMQRALIAAVLVGVIAPAVGIYLVQRRQALMGDGIGHIAMTGVGLGFLLSTSPVWMATAVAVVGAVVMELIRWYGRTRGDIALAMLFYGGMAGGVLLINLSDTGSNANLTSYLFGSLSTVSDEDITAIWLLAAFVLLVTLGLRRQLFAVSQDEEFARVTGLPVRALNLLVAVTAAVTVTVAMRVVGLLLVSALMVVPVAAAQQISRSFKVTFVLSVVIGTAVTLAGTVTSYYQDVPPGATIVLLAIAVFVALTLLATPLAKRRARRTEATSGECTLEVPASRPAADELRV is encoded by the coding sequence ATGGAATTCCTCGACCCTCCGTTCATGCAGCGGGCCCTGATCGCCGCCGTACTGGTCGGCGTCATCGCCCCCGCCGTCGGCATCTACCTCGTCCAGCGCCGCCAGGCCCTGATGGGCGACGGCATCGGCCATATCGCGATGACCGGTGTCGGCCTCGGCTTCCTGCTCTCCACCAGCCCGGTGTGGATGGCCACGGCGGTCGCCGTCGTCGGCGCCGTCGTGATGGAGCTGATCCGCTGGTACGGACGCACCCGCGGCGACATCGCGCTGGCCATGCTGTTCTACGGCGGCATGGCGGGCGGCGTCCTGCTGATCAACCTCTCCGACACCGGCTCCAACGCCAACCTCACCTCGTACCTCTTCGGCTCCCTGTCCACGGTCTCCGACGAGGACATCACCGCGATCTGGCTGCTGGCCGCCTTCGTGCTGCTGGTGACGCTGGGGCTGCGCAGGCAGCTGTTCGCGGTCAGCCAGGACGAGGAGTTCGCCCGGGTCACCGGGCTGCCGGTGCGCGCGCTGAACCTGCTGGTCGCGGTGACGGCGGCGGTGACGGTCACCGTGGCGATGCGGGTGGTCGGGCTGCTGCTGGTCAGCGCGCTGATGGTGGTGCCGGTCGCGGCCGCGCAGCAGATCTCCAGGTCCTTCAAGGTGACGTTCGTGCTGTCGGTCGTCATCGGTACGGCGGTGACCCTGGCCGGCACCGTGACCTCGTACTACCAGGACGTCCCGCCCGGCGCGACGATCGTGCTGCTGGCCATCGCGGTCTTCGTCGCCCTGACGCTGCTCGCGACCCCGCTGGCCAAAAGGCGCGCCCGCCGCACCGAAGCGACGTCCGGGGAGTGCACTCTTGAAGTACCGGCATCCCGCCCGGCCGCAGACGAACTCCGGGTTTGA
- a CDS encoding metal ABC transporter substrate-binding protein, with product MNVSRLIPTAAVAGAAVLGLTALTACSTSDAADHKNGDKLDVVASFYPMQFLAEQIGGKHVSVTTLTKPGVEPHDLELTPRQTGGLGDADYILYLKGIQPAVDDAIKESGSKHVLDTSTLTTLEDHGTETGGDEHGHEHHGDEAGADPHIWLDPVKYAEVAKGVGKSLEKTDPAHAADYRKNTDALVTELEGLDTAYRNGLKDVTTKTFITTHSAFGYLAERYGLTQEGIAGIDPEAEPSPARISEIHTIAKKNKATTVFFETLASDKTAKTLAKDTGLKTDVLDPLEGITDRSKGDDYIEVMQSNLAALQKALGAK from the coding sequence ATGAACGTAAGCCGCCTCATACCCACCGCCGCCGTCGCCGGAGCAGCCGTCCTCGGCCTCACGGCGCTCACCGCCTGCTCCACCTCTGATGCCGCCGATCACAAGAACGGCGACAAGCTCGACGTGGTGGCCTCGTTCTATCCGATGCAGTTCCTGGCCGAGCAGATCGGCGGGAAGCACGTCTCCGTCACCACGCTGACCAAGCCGGGCGTCGAGCCGCACGATCTGGAACTCACCCCGCGCCAGACCGGCGGACTCGGTGACGCCGACTACATCCTCTACCTCAAGGGCATCCAGCCCGCCGTCGACGACGCCATCAAGGAGTCCGGCTCGAAGCACGTCCTGGACACCTCCACGCTCACCACGCTGGAGGACCACGGCACCGAGACCGGCGGCGACGAGCACGGCCATGAGCACCACGGCGACGAGGCCGGAGCCGACCCCCACATCTGGCTGGACCCGGTGAAGTACGCCGAGGTCGCCAAGGGCGTCGGGAAGTCCCTGGAGAAGACCGACCCCGCCCACGCCGCGGACTACCGCAAGAACACGGACGCGCTGGTCACCGAGCTCGAAGGTCTGGACACGGCGTACCGGAACGGTCTGAAGGACGTCACGACCAAGACCTTCATCACCACCCACTCCGCCTTCGGGTACCTCGCCGAGCGCTACGGCCTGACCCAGGAGGGCATCGCCGGCATCGACCCCGAGGCCGAGCCGAGCCCCGCCCGGATCAGCGAGATCCACACCATCGCGAAGAAGAACAAGGCCACCACCGTATTCTTCGAGACGCTCGCCAGCGACAAGACCGCGAAGACCCTCGCCAAGGACACCGGCCTGAAGACCGACGTCCTGGACCCACTGGAGGGAATCACGGACAGGTCCAAGGGCGATGACTACATCGAGGTCATGCAGTCCAACCTCGCGGCCCTGCAGAAGGCGCTCGGCGCGAAGTGA
- a CDS encoding TerB family tellurite resistance protein → MKLRICGIRTIWDTVGDGEFFCPGCGGDRNYRRLTGRRRFAVLGVPMLRRGTTGPVVECAACRTHFATDVLDHPTTTRFSAMLRDAVHTVALGVLAAGGTTSRTVLEAAAAIVRDAGFDDCTEEQLCTVVEVLSADIGHGSAFGPAAEACGAALAIELHEALEPLAPHLAPAGRESILLQGARIALADGPYGQAEREVLATVGGALRLRAEDTARLLAAAARTPS, encoded by the coding sequence ATGAAGCTGCGTATCTGCGGCATCCGCACCATCTGGGACACCGTCGGTGACGGCGAGTTCTTCTGCCCCGGCTGCGGCGGCGACCGCAACTACCGCCGTCTCACCGGCCGTCGCCGCTTCGCGGTGCTCGGCGTGCCGATGCTTCGGCGCGGCACCACGGGCCCCGTCGTCGAATGCGCCGCCTGCCGGACCCACTTCGCCACCGATGTGCTCGACCACCCCACCACCACCCGGTTCTCCGCCATGCTCCGCGACGCCGTGCACACGGTCGCGCTCGGCGTCCTCGCGGCCGGCGGCACCACCTCCCGTACGGTCCTGGAGGCCGCGGCCGCCATCGTGCGCGACGCCGGATTCGACGACTGCACGGAGGAACAGCTCTGCACCGTCGTCGAGGTCCTCTCCGCCGACATCGGCCACGGCTCCGCCTTCGGTCCGGCGGCCGAGGCCTGCGGCGCGGCCCTCGCCATCGAACTGCACGAGGCGCTGGAACCCCTCGCCCCGCATCTGGCCCCCGCAGGACGCGAATCGATCCTGCTCCAGGGCGCCAGGATCGCGCTCGCCGACGGCCCGTACGGGCAGGCGGAGCGCGAGGTGCTGGCGACCGTCGGCGGGGCGCTGCGGCTCCGCGCCGAGGACACGGCCCGGCTGCTCGCCGCGGCGGCGCGTACCCCCTCCTGA